The Candidatus Methylomirabilota bacterium nucleotide sequence GCCCGCATCACGCCCGACGATCTCGAGCGGGCCGAGCGCGCGCTCGAGGCGGAGGGCATCCGGATCCAGGCCGGCGGCATCCTGTTTCTCCGGACCGACTGGCCCAAGAGCCACGCGACGACGGACCCGGCGTGGTGGAACGAGTCGCCGTGTCTGACGAAGGCCGCCGCCGAGTGGCTCGTCACGCGGAAGCCGCGCGTCATCGGATTCGACTTCGCGCAGGAGGAGAAGGGCGGAGACTATCAGCGCGCCGACGAGATCCTCACGAGCGGCATGCGGGTGCACCGGACGATCCTGCCGAACGTCACCTGCCAGATCGAGAACCTGGTCAACCTCGATCAGGTGCCGTCCAGGGTGAGGGTCATCGCGCTCCCGGCGAAGTGGCGATCGGAATCGGCCCCGGCCCGTGTCGTGGGCCTCATCGACGAGTAGGAAGGGAGGGTCACACC carries:
- a CDS encoding cyclase family protein translates to ARITPDDLERAERALEAEGIRIQAGGILFLRTDWPKSHATTDPAWWNESPCLTKAAAEWLVTRKPRVIGFDFAQEEKGGDYQRADEILTSGMRVHRTILPNVTCQIENLVNLDQVPSRVRVIALPAKWRSESAPARVVGLIDE